From Armatimonadota bacterium, one genomic window encodes:
- a CDS encoding ABC transporter ATP-binding protein translates to MSLIQVRNVDKIYRMDGVEVHALRGISLAIEPGEFVAIMGPSGSGKSTCMNILGCLDRPTAGTYLLDGTDVTTLGDEALARLRNRRLGFVFQSFNLLPRTPAIENVELPLVYAGVPDRRARARAALDSVGLGARAGHLPTQLSGGEQQRVAIARALVNSPAIILADEPTGNLDSSTAGEIMGVLDRLSQQGITVILVTHEADIAAHARRHVLFRDGHIVGDVPVRLRTVVARGPVQP, encoded by the coding sequence ATGTCGCTGATTCAGGTCAGGAACGTCGATAAGATCTACCGCATGGACGGGGTGGAGGTCCACGCGCTGCGCGGCATCTCGCTGGCGATCGAGCCCGGCGAGTTCGTGGCCATCATGGGACCCAGCGGATCGGGCAAGTCCACCTGCATGAACATCCTGGGATGCCTGGACCGGCCTACCGCAGGCACCTATCTGCTGGACGGGACCGACGTGACCACGCTGGGCGACGAGGCGCTGGCCCGGTTGCGCAACCGGCGGCTGGGCTTCGTGTTCCAGTCGTTCAACCTACTGCCGCGTACGCCTGCGATCGAGAACGTAGAGCTGCCGCTGGTGTATGCTGGCGTTCCGGACCGACGTGCCCGCGCGCGCGCGGCGCTCGATTCGGTGGGCCTGGGCGCGCGGGCCGGGCACCTGCCCACACAGCTCTCAGGAGGCGAACAGCAGCGCGTCGCCATTGCCAGGGCGCTGGTCAACTCCCCTGCAATCATCCTGGCGGACGAGCCGACCGGCAACCTCGACTCCTCCACCGCGGGCGAGATCATGGGTGTGCTCGATCGGCTCTCGCAGCAGGGGATCACGGTAATCCTGGTTACCCACGAGGCCGACATCGCGGCGCACGCCCGGCGGCACGTTCTGTTCCGGGACGGCCACATCGTGGGCGATGTTCCGGTGCGGTTGCGTACCGTGGTCGCACGGGGGCCGGTGCAGCCATGA